CAATATTTGATATGAAGGTATTAGTCTTATTTTTAAGTAAGACTTTTGTATTAAGTATATTCTTGCTTCTAACTTTCTCTGTTTTAAAACTTGATATTTCAGAATATATTTCAAGTTCTACATATTCTTTGTATCCCTTTGTTATAATTCTAGGTTTAATTCTAAAAACAAGCCCTGCTTCACTACTTTGAATGCTTTTCTCAGTCCCTAAAAAATATAGCTCATCTGTAACCTTTATTTCTCCTATATTATTATCTAAAACTATAAGAGAAGGAAAACTTTTAATATATATGTCCCCACTTTGTTTTAAACTATCAAGATCTATACCTAAACTACTACTTCCAAAATTTAATAAATTAGTTAACGATAATTTATTATCTAAAAACTTAGAAACTAAATTTTCTCCCTTATTTTCTTCTATCCTCACATTAAAACCCAATCTATCAAAAAGAGATAAAGAGGTGTCAATAATATTCATTTTAACTATCACTTGTCTTTTTATTCTATCAATATTATAGACTATGTCTTTTACTTTTTTAATATTTTCAGCTCTTCCTATAAATATATATTTATCCCCTACTTTTTTTATTTCTACATTATACATATTATTAAGTTTTAATATCTCAGATTCATCAATATGCTGTATACTTATTATTTCATATTCATCTTCTTTTTTCTTTTTTTCTACTTTCACTTCTGCTTTATTATTTGTATTAGATTTATTCTTAGCTTTATTCTCTTGATAAAACCTAATTTTTTTCATATTTTCTTCAGCAATATATTTTTTCTCTGAAAATGCTAAAATAGAAAAAAGCAAAATAATTATTTTTCTCATAACCTCTCCCTATAATACCCTATAGATATTTCAAAAAATTCTCCATTTAATCTAATATACATCTCCTGTGTATCAAAAAAAATTTCTGAGTAATACAAAAATTGCATGAATTCAAAAAAAGATTCTAAAGATCCAGTAAACTTAAACACCGTGTATATTCTATGATAAAATTCATCACTCTCCTTAATTATAGGGCTAGATTTATCAACAAGTTTTAGTTTACTATAATTAGCAAAATAGTAAATTGCTTTTAAATAATCATTTTCACTAACTACTACTTTAGCTATATCTTCATCTTTAATAATAATATGCTCAACTACTTCTACATCATCTCTATTATTTAAAATATCTAAATTCTCATTCAAATCCAAAAGCATCTCATTTTTAGAAATATATTCTGTTCTTCTTTCATAAATATCAAACACACAAAATAGAAGAATAAATAAAGATAAAATATATTTAAACTTTTTCATTGCTCAACTCATATGCAAAAGAAATTTTTTCATTTTTATCCTTAAATTCTATGATAGAATAATTCCCAAAGTATTTTTCAAGTGACTTTTCATATTGTTCTAATTTTTTTAAATTATCAATTTCTCCATATATTTTCCATTTATCATTTAAATACTCAAGGTTTGTATACTCCACACCAAACATTCTACTATTTAAAAAAAACTCTATATCCATATAAAAAGGTTTTTTAAATGATTTTTTCATTTTCAAAATAAACTCTTTATCTATATTTTCTTCTTTAACATTACTTTTTTCTTCTATCTCCTGACTAATATCTGCAATTTTTTTATCAATTTCATCACTATTATATTTTTGATAAAAAAACATATACACCAATATAATAATCAAAGTAAAAAAAATAGGGACAACATATTCTATATAAATTTTTAAACTAAAATTTTTTATTTTATTCAATTCTTTTTTAAATACAAAATCTTTTAATTCTTCATAACCTTTAATTACTATATATCCAACAAAATCTTGCCCTTCTTCATAATCTTCTATTGTAAAATCAAGTTTTTCTATTTTCTGATCATACTTTATCGTAAAGTCTTTTAAAATTAAGTAAGTTTTTTTGTTTATTATCTCAAATAAACTAAAAATTTTTTTTAACCTATAATTTCCATTAAATATGTTACTTATTCTTCTACTTATATCTTTTTCTACTTCTTTTTTTAATCCATTTATTTCTATCCCTAATATTACATAAATATCTATATTATTAGCTATATTTAATTCATCCAATCCGTCAGTTATATCTAAAAATATATCATCATATGTAAATATATATTGATTACCATCTAATTGTATATATATTTTATCTAATACTAAAAGAGTTACATAATTGCTCAAGCTACATCACTTCTATCAACATTATCTACTATTCTTACTTTTTCCAATCTTAATATTTCTTTTTCTAACATTTCAACACTATATTTTTCTTGCATTAAAACATCTATAGTTTTTACTTTTTCAAAACTATATATTAATATTGTAGAAACCATCAATAATATGATAGTTGAAAAAATTGTTACATACATTAAACTTATCCCCTTATTTTTCATAACTTAACCCTCCTTAAAATCTTACTTCCATCCTTTTCTAAATTAAGATTCAGATAACCATCATTTATGTAAAAAGAACATTTTGCTTTTTTCAAAATGTATTTTCTATTAACATACATCCCTTTTTCATCACAACCTATATTTACCTCATCACCTTCATCACTAAAGTTAACCCTAAAATTATATACATATATATCTTTTTTTCCTGTAATATATCCTACATCTCTAGTCCTTATTTTTCTAATAATACTACTAACAGTTGTATATATTTCTATTTCATTTTTTAGTATTGATCTTTGTATTTTATTAAAAATTATCAAATTCCTATTTATGGATAAAAGAAGTATAGTAAAAAATATCATTGATAATATGTAGTCAAGTAATATTTGACCTTTACTTTTCAAGTATCGCAAAATCTTTCATATTATTTATACTATAAAAAGCAACTCCTCTATCTATGTATAGATTAAAAGTAATTGATCCTTCTAGATCAAAATTTACTAATCCAATAAATTCACTAAATTCTTTAGCATCACTAAAACTACAATTATTACAAATAATATTTTCTATTTTTTCTCTACTAAACCCCTTTATATCCGATAAAACATTTTGAATAATTTCCATATCTTTTAATTTTTGAATTTGTTTTTTTTCTATAATATGTATATTTCTGATAGTGTAAACATTAGTTAATAATACGATAATAAAAATTAGACTTGAAAAGATAGTCTCAATTAACATTTCCCCTTTATTTTTCATATCAACCTCAAATCATGCAATATAAATGACACACACATTGCTGGTGCAAAAGGTATATATCTCTTTCTTAAAATCAGTCCATATATCAAAGCACTTATATACATTATTTCATAAAACCTTAACAAGAAATATATATCTCTCATCCCAAAATACATTCCAAATACTAGCATTAATTTAATATCCCCCATACCTATAATTTCAATATTTATATAACTTTCAATTAACCAGAAAAAGAAAAACGGTAAAGTAAATATTCCCATACCAATATAGCTAGAGTAATAATCCACTTGCTTCAATATAAGTATAAGAATAAATAAAAATATTAGATCTCTATCGTAGATATAACCTTCTTTTAAATCTACATATGAAATATATGTTAATAATATATAAAGTAAGAAAATCATTTCTTTTTCCCACTTATTGTATAAATAGCACTTTCTGGTTCACTTACATTTGCGACTATTTTTTCATCTTCAATTAAGAATTCCCCTTTAAATCTACCTACAACAAAGCTATTACTTCCTTCATTGATATTAACTCCTAAATTCTCAGATTCAGCTAATAATTTTAATATATCTATTTCCTCTGTTCCATCTATACTCATTAGTAGATACATGTTATTTAATTCTGAAACCGCAGAAAATATTTTAGTTTCATTTGCTCTATCAATGTATTTTGTTATTTTAGGTACAGCAACACTTGCAAGTATAGCTATTATTGCTATTACTGTTATTATTTCAATTAAAGTAAAACCTTTATTCTTTTTTCTATTCATATCCCCCTCCCCTTACACCTATTCTACAACTTAAATTTCTTTTTGTCAATTAAATTTTAATTAAATTTTAATTATTTTACTTTTGTTATACAATTTGATAAAATATATCTGAGGTGATGAAAATATGATACTTGGTTTTGATATTGGAAATACACATATTTGTCCAATAATTTATGATAAAAATGGGAATATATTAGAAAAATTTAGAATTCCTAGTAAAACTAATTTAACTGAAGATACACTATTTGCAACTTTAAAAACTCTTTGTGATTTTAAAAA
The genomic region above belongs to Streptobacillus canis and contains:
- a CDS encoding prepilin peptidase, with protein sequence MIFLLYILLTYISYVDLKEGYIYDRDLIFLFILILILKQVDYYSSYIGMGIFTLPFFFFWLIESYINIEIIGMGDIKLMLVFGMYFGMRDIYFLLRFYEIMYISALIYGLILRKRYIPFAPAMCVSFILHDLRLI
- a CDS encoding prepilin-type N-terminal cleavage/methylation domain-containing protein; this encodes MNRKKNKGFTLIEIITVIAIIAILASVAVPKITKYIDRANETKIFSAVSELNNMYLLMSIDGTEEIDILKLLAESENLGVNINEGSNSFVVGRFKGEFLIEDEKIVANVSEPESAIYTISGKKK